One Microbacterium trichothecenolyticum DNA window includes the following coding sequences:
- a CDS encoding 4-hydroxy-3-methylbut-2-enyl diphosphate reductase: MSSPVVHLPVPRIPGRRGRLQDIPVQGKKKVLLAAPRGYCAGVDRAVIAVEKALERYGAPVYVRKQIVHNIHVVTELEKKGAIFVDEVDEVPTGAHVVFSAHGVSPAVVSAASDRGLQAIDATCPLVTKVHREAVRFARDDFEILLIGHEGHEEVEGTAGEAPEHVTVVNSPDHADTIEVRDPSKVVWLSQTTLSVDETMETVRRLRERFPQLQDPPSDDICYATQNRQVAIKKVAVGADLVIVVGSANSSNSVRLVEVALEHGAKAAYRVDYVDEVQQEWLEGVETVGVTSGASVPEVLVSEVLEELAGAGYRDVEEVRTAEEDLIFSLPKELRQDASGKRDSRALGGRGRA, from the coding sequence CGGGCGGCTCCAGGATATCCCCGTGCAGGGCAAGAAGAAGGTGCTGCTGGCGGCACCCCGCGGCTACTGCGCCGGCGTCGACCGTGCCGTCATCGCCGTCGAGAAGGCCCTCGAGCGCTACGGCGCGCCGGTCTACGTGCGCAAGCAGATCGTGCACAACATCCACGTGGTGACCGAGCTCGAGAAGAAGGGGGCGATCTTCGTCGACGAGGTCGACGAGGTCCCCACCGGGGCCCACGTCGTCTTCAGCGCGCACGGCGTGTCGCCGGCGGTCGTGTCCGCGGCATCCGACCGGGGCCTGCAGGCGATCGACGCGACCTGCCCCCTCGTCACGAAGGTGCACCGCGAAGCCGTGCGTTTCGCGCGCGACGACTTCGAGATCCTGCTGATCGGCCACGAGGGTCACGAAGAGGTCGAGGGCACCGCCGGCGAGGCGCCGGAGCACGTGACCGTCGTCAACTCACCCGATCACGCCGACACGATCGAGGTGCGCGACCCGTCGAAGGTCGTGTGGCTGTCGCAGACCACCCTCTCGGTCGACGAGACGATGGAGACGGTGCGGCGCCTGCGCGAACGCTTCCCCCAGTTGCAGGACCCGCCCTCCGACGACATCTGCTACGCCACCCAGAACCGCCAGGTCGCGATCAAGAAGGTCGCCGTCGGCGCCGATCTCGTGATCGTCGTGGGCTCTGCCAACTCCTCCAACAGCGTGCGCCTGGTCGAGGTGGCCCTCGAGCACGGCGCGAAGGCCGCGTACCGCGTCGACTACGTCGACGAGGTGCAGCAGGAGTGGCTCGAGGGCGTCGAGACGGTCGGCGTCACCAGTGGTGCCTCGGTGCCGGAGGTGCTCGTCAGCGAGGTGCTCGAAGAGCTGGCCGGTGCCGGCTACCGCGACGTCGAAGAGGTGCGCACCGCCGAGGAAGATCTGATCTTCTCGCTTCCGAAGGAGCTGCGTCAGGATGCCAGCGGCAAGCGCGACAGCCGCGCTCTCGGCGGGCGGGGCCGCGCATGA